A window of Pseudophryne corroboree isolate aPseCor3 chromosome 12, aPseCor3.hap2, whole genome shotgun sequence contains these coding sequences:
- the EIF2S1 gene encoding eukaryotic translation initiation factor 2 subunit 1 produces MPALSCRFYQHKFPEVDDVVMVNVRSIAEMGAYVSLLEYNNIEGMILLSELSRRRIRSINKLIRIGRNECVVVIRVDKDKGYIDLSKRRVSPEEALKCEDKFTKSKTVYSILRHVAEVLEYTKDEQLESLFQRTAWVYDEKYKRPGYGAYDAFKQAVSDTSVLDGLDLIEEERRVLIDNINRRLTPQAVKIRADIEVACYGYEGIDAVKDALRAGLSCSTEIMPIKINLIAPPRYVMTTTTLERTEGLSVLKQAMSIIKERIEEKRGVFNVQMEPKVVTDTDETELARQLERLEKENAEVDGDDDADEMEAKAED; encoded by the exons ATGCCAGCATTAAGTTGTCGGTTCTACCAGCACAAGTTTCCAGAGGTGGACGATGTGGTCATGGTTAACGTCCGGTCCATCGCAGAGATGGGAGCCTATGTCAGCCTCTTAGAATATAATAACATTGAGGGTATGATCCTCCTTAGTGAGCTCTCCAGAAGGCGCATCCGCTCCATCAACAAGCTTATTCGTATTGGCAGGAATGAATGTGTCGTAGTGATAAGAGTTGATAAAGACAAAG GGTACATAGATTTGTCTAAAAGAAGAGTTTCACCCGAAGAGGCACTAAAATGTGAAGACAAGTTCACCAAATCTAAAACT GTTTACAGCATTTTGCGCCACGTGGCAGAGGTGTTAGAATACACAAAGGATGAGCAACTAGAAAGCTTATTTCAAAGGACGGCGTGGGTGTATGATGAAAAATACAAGAGGCCGGGATATGGAGCCTACGACGCATTTAAGCAAGCTGTCTC GGACACATCTGTTCTGGATGGGCTGGATTTAATAGAAGAGGAAAGAAGAGTCCTGATTGATAATATTAATAGACGTCTCACTCCACAAGCTGTAAAAATCAGAGCGG ATATAGAAGTTGCTTGCTATGGGTATGAAGGCATTGATGCAGTGAAAGATGCATTGAGAGCAGGACTTAGTTGTTCAACAGAAATCATGCCAATAAAG ATAAATCTGATTGCTCCCCCTCGTTACGTGATGACAACTACGACCTTGGAAAGGACGGAAGGGCTGTCTGTGCTCAAACAAGCCATGTCTATCATCAAAGAGCGGATCGAGGAGAAGAGAGGAGTGTTCAACGTCCAAATGGAG CCCAAGGTAGTAACAGACACGGATGAGACAGAGCTGGCCAGGCAGCTGGAGCGACTGGAAAAGGAAAATGCTGAAGTGGATGGAGATGACGACGCAGATGAAATGGAAGCAAAAGCAGAAgattaa